A single Cannabis sativa cultivar Pink pepper isolate KNU-18-1 chromosome 7, ASM2916894v1, whole genome shotgun sequence DNA region contains:
- the LOC115698151 gene encoding disease resistance protein RPM1, with product MAESVVSFLLGKLSTLLEDEVKLISQFRNEVVFVKNELDRIRAFLRSADAAEDDDEEIKVWVKQVREVAYDAEDIIDDFLYRFKQSKRHGGFYAYLSKMVRGIKNLKARHRIAYQLQCIKLRVTDISEGHKRYGFKELGSSSSYGTKPCYFYELRNDARLLEDAQLVGIESQKQDLSSFLMANSNCSQLQVAAVVGMGGLGKTTLVSSVYKDIQVRNHFHQLQAWVTVSQLFKLDEVLRQIIQQFFKAMNQLVPDEVENSTDTHLLKKTIVDFLSDKRYLVVLDDIWDVDVWEALKVSFRNNKNDSRVMITTRNVDVASCSTKDLGGKTLILNPLSYDDSWTLFCAKAFQGNPCPSHLEKISRNILKRCEGLPLAIVAIGSMLATKDINKVDEWEIVDRSLRAELHGNRKLKGMQAILSLSFNDLPYHLKHCFMYISLFPEDYLIKRNVLIRLWIAEGFIEEMEGRTLEEVANGCFNELLNRSLCQVNERY from the coding sequence ATGGCAGAGAGTGTGGTGAGTTTTCTACTGGGAAAGCTTTCAACCTTGTTGGAAGATGAGGTGAAACTCATCAGCCAATTTCGAAACGAAGTTGTTTTTGTGAAGAATGAGTTGGATCGTATAAGAGCCTTTTTGAGATCTGCTGATGCTGCtgaagatgatgatgaggaAATCAAAGTTTGGGTTAAGCAAGTTAGAGAGGTTGCTTATGATGCAGAAGACATCATTGATGATTTCTTGTATAGATTTAAGCAATCTAAGAGACATGGTGGATTCTATGCTTATTTAAGCAAGATGGTTCGAGGAATCAAGAACTTGAAAGCTCGCCATCGAATTGCATACCAATTGCAGTGTATCAAACTCAGAGTTACTGATATTTCTGAGGGACACAAGAGATATGGTTTCAAAGAGCTCGGGTCGAGCTCGAGCTATGGAACTAAACCTTGCTACTTTTATGAGCTTAGAAATGATGCACGGTTGCTGGAAGATGCTCAGTTAGTTGGCATTGAGTCACAAAAGCAAGATCTTTCGAGTTTTCTTATGGCGAATTCGAATTGCTCCCAACTACAAGTGGCTGCAGTTGTTGGAATGGGAGGGCTTGGCAAAACAACTTTGGTGAGTTCAGTATATAAAGATATACAAGTAAGGAATCATTTTCACCAACTCCAAGCTTGGGTTACTGTTTCACAATTGTTCAAGCTTGATGAAGTTTTGAGGCAAATTATTCAGCAATTTTTCAAAGCTATGAACCAATTAGTTCCTGATGAAGTTGAGAACTCCACAGACACCCATTTGCTAAAGAAAACAATTGTTGATTTTCTTAGTGACAAAAGATATTTGGTTGTGTTGGATGACATATGGGATGTGGATGTTTGGGAAGCATTGAAAGTTTCATTTCGAAACAACAAAAATGATAGCCGAGTAATGATCACAACTCGAAATGTAGATGTGGCTTCTTGTTCTACCAAAGATCTTGGGGGTAAGACCTTAATCTTAAATCCTTTATCTTATGATGATTCTTGGACTTTATTTTGCGCTAAAGCCTTTCAAGGTAATCCTTGTCCTTCTCATTTGGAGAAGATTTCAAGAAATATCTTGAAAAGATGTGAAGGATTGCCTCTTGCCATTGTGGCAATAGGAAGCATGTTGGCCACAAAGGACATCAATAAGGTAGATGAATGGGAGATTGTTGACCGTTCTTTAAGGGCCGAATTACATGGCAATAGAAAATTGAAAGGAATGCAAGCCATACTTTCACTTAGTTTCAATGATTTGCCTTACCACTTGAAACATTGCTTCATGTACATAAGTTTATTTCCAGAGGATTACTTGATTAAACGCAATGTTTTGATTCGATTGTGGATTGCTGAAGGTTTCATAGAAGAAATGGAAGGAAGAACATTAGAAGAAGTGGCAAATGGTTGTTTCAATGAGCTTCTTAACAGAAGTTTATGCCAAGTGAATGAAAGATATTAA